One stretch of Bombus affinis isolate iyBomAffi1 chromosome 4, iyBomAffi1.2, whole genome shotgun sequence DNA includes these proteins:
- the LOC126915875 gene encoding tropomyosin-2-like, whose amino-acid sequence MEAIKKKIAALKQEMDAANEKVEANEAKARSENFRADKLNDDVRDLQKKLAQLERDYDITKTNLEQSTADLEQCEKSWSKAEQDRTTLTKRVQEIEATLTKKEELRLSAQLKLARATELADDAQRMCKVLEDRSRLDEERMEKLMHELKDARLIAEDADAKSDEISKKLQFVEEELEGAEERVKTSEAKIVEREDELFIVQNIVKSLEVSEEKANQRVEEFKVQLKQLKKKLREAEKRAVHAERTVKKLLKDVDMKEDELREEKEKYKAVCDDMDATFAEMTGY is encoded by the exons ATGGAGGCGATTAAAAAGAAGATTGCGGCGCTGAAGCAGGAGATGGACGCCGCTAATGAAAAAGTCGAAGCAAATGAAGCGAAAGCAAGATCAGAGAACTTTCGAGCGGATAAACTGAACGACGATGTAAGGGATTTACAGAAGAAGCTGGCGCAGCTTGAACGAGATTACGATATTACCAAGACGAATTTAGAGCAATCCACTGCCGACTTGGAGCAATGTGAAAAATCTTGGTCTAAG GCAGAGCAAGATCGAACTACGTTGACCAAAAGGGTACAAGAGATCGAGGCAACGTTAACGAAGAAGGAAGAGTTGCGTCTTTCAGCTCAATTGAAACTTGCACGTGCGACAGAACTTGCGGACGATGCTCAAAg AATGTGCAAAGTATTAGAAGACAGAAGTCGGCTGGACGAAGAGCGTATGGAGAAATTGATGCATGAATTGAAAGACGCAAGATTAATCGCCGAAGATGCAGACGCAAAGTCTGACGAAATATCGAAGAAGTTGCAATTCGTTGAAGAAGAACTGGAAGGCGCTGAGGAGAGAGTCAAAACCAGCGAGGC AAAAATCGTAGAACGAGAGGACGAGCTTTTCATTGTGCAAAACATAGTAAAATCTTTAGAAGTATCCGAGGAAAAG GCTAATCAACGAGTGGAAGAATTTAAAGTACAACTGAAACAGTTAAAGAAAAAATTGAGAGAGGCCGAGAAACGCGCCGTCCATGCTGAAAGAACGGTGAAGAAGTTGTTGAAGGATGTCGATATGAAGGAAG ACGAACTgagagaagaaaaggagaaatatAAGGCAGTCTGCGACGACATGGATGCCACATTCGCAGAAATGACAGGATATTAA
- the LOC126915810 gene encoding tropomyosin-2-like codes for MNAIKKRLQTLKIEKDLAMDRADLCDQQAKEANRREEKLKDEVRELAKKLVQMERDLELSKAQLEKSNRDLEQKERVYIVTQSELAVLNRKMQQCLQNLEKSEERRLTAQAKLAQAMETAEDAKRICKVLENRSKQDEERMDQLMAQLKEARLIAEDADTKSDEISRKLAFVEDELEAAEERVKSSEAKIMEREDELFIVGNILKSLEVSEEKANQRVEEFKTQLKELKVKLKAAEKRAIIAEKMVKVFSKELDAREDFLFREKEKYKYICDDMDSTFAELTGY; via the exons ATGAACGCGATTAAGAAACGCCTGCAAACGTTGAAGATCGAGAAGGATCTGGCGATGGACAGGGCCGATCTATGCGATCAACAGGCGAAGGAGGCGAATCGGCGAGAAGAAAAACTAAAGGACGAAGTTCGGGAACTGGCGAAGAAGCTGGTGCAGATGGAACGCGACTTGGAACTGAGCAAAGCTCAGTTGGAAAAGTCGAATAGAGATCTCGAGCAAAAAGAGAGAGTTTATATCGTG ACGCAATCGGAGTTGGCGGTTCTGAACAGAAAGATGCAGCAGTGCTTGCAGAATTTGGAAAAATCGGAGGAACGCCGTTTGACGGCTCAAGCAAAATTGGCACAAGCGATGGAGACCGCGGAAGACGCGAAACG CATCTGCAAAGTTTTGGAGAACAGAAGTAAGCAGGACGAGGAAAGGATGGATCAACTGATGGCGCAGCTGAAGGAGGCGAGATTGATCGCTGAAGACGCTGATACAAAATCGGACGAGATCTCGAGGAAATTGGCTTTCGTCGAAGATGAATTGGAAGCGGCTGAAGAAAGAGTGAAATCGAGCGAGGC CAAGATAATGGAACGAGAGGACGAATTGTTCATCGTTGGTAACATATTGAAATCTTTAGAAGTATCTGAAGAAAag GCTAATCAAAGGGTGGAGGAATTTAAAACACAGCTGAAGGAGttgaaagtgaaattgaaaGCTGCCGAAAAAAGAGCCATCATCGCGGAGAAGATGGTCAAAGTGTTTTCGAAAGAGTTGGATGCAAGAGAAg ATTTCTTattcagagagaaagagaaatacaAATACATCTGCGACGACATGGATTCCACGTTTGCTGAACTCACCGGATATTAG